A genomic region of Caulobacter sp. NIBR2454 contains the following coding sequences:
- a CDS encoding GNAT family N-acetyltransferase gives MDIVEDDLEDAGTLELLALHLAGMHEHSPACHVHALDVSRLKAPNVTFWTARSGGRVAGMAALRMLGDGSGELKSMRTHPDFLRQGVAAALLEHVITTARTRGLSRLSLETGSGPGFDAALALYRRRGFENGPAFGGYEASDFNQFLQLELT, from the coding sequence ATGGACATTGTCGAAGACGATCTCGAAGACGCCGGCACGCTTGAGCTCCTGGCGCTCCACCTCGCCGGCATGCACGAACATTCGCCCGCCTGTCACGTCCACGCCTTGGATGTCTCGCGACTGAAAGCGCCGAACGTCACGTTCTGGACCGCCCGCTCAGGCGGACGTGTGGCGGGCATGGCGGCGCTCAGAATGCTCGGCGACGGCAGCGGGGAGTTGAAGTCCATGCGCACCCACCCCGACTTTCTGCGTCAGGGCGTGGCCGCCGCGCTTCTGGAGCACGTCATCACCACGGCTAGGACACGCGGCCTGTCACGCCTTAGCCTGGAGACCGGCAGCGGACCCGGCTTCGACGCGGCGCTGGCCCTCTACCGACGCCGCGGGTTCGAAAACGGGCCGGCGTTCGGGGGCTATGAGGCCAGCGACTTCAATCAGTTCCTGCAGCTCGAACTGACCTGA
- a CDS encoding FAD assembly factor SdhE yields MIQARGSVLAKRHRSRWPIERRAPISALPMDDVRLKKIRFRAWHRGFREADLILGPFADNHVHLLTLEQLDRLEALMEENDHDIYGWIIGRFETPPAFDHDVMDMLKTFRFEAFAARGEGQGA; encoded by the coding sequence ATGATCCAAGCCCGCGGAAGCGTGCTGGCGAAAAGGCATCGAAGCCGCTGGCCTATTGAGCGGCGCGCGCCTATATCCGCCCTGCCCATGGACGACGTGCGACTTAAGAAGATCAGGTTTCGGGCCTGGCATCGGGGCTTTCGTGAAGCGGACCTCATTTTGGGGCCGTTCGCGGACAACCATGTCCACCTCCTCACGTTAGAGCAACTCGATCGGCTCGAGGCGCTCATGGAGGAGAACGATCACGACATCTACGGCTGGATCATCGGACGCTTCGAGACCCCGCCGGCCTTCGATCACGACGTGATGGACATGCTCAAGACCTTCCGCTTCGAGGCCTTCGCGGCCCGGGGCGAGGGGCAGGGCGCCTAA
- the mfd gene encoding transcription-repair coupling factor, with product MAYDAKRIAKDDGRLDLAGAPEGFDALVMADIARARGGLSMFIARDGARAGAFIDALKFFAPEIETALFPSWDCLPYDRIGPTSGVSAQRMATLARLARGFDEKKPSILVVAAPAALQRVPDKTVVGRAGYFARVGNSVDVADLERYFATNGYVRASTVSDRGEFAIRGGVIDVFPPAAEEPVRLDLFGDTLESIRAFDPETQRSTKQLKEIDLLPVSEALLDADSISRFRKGYVERFGAPGDDALYAAVSEGSRRAGLEHWLPLLYEKMATIFDYLPPNTLIGVDHLASEARDERLSMIEDAYQSRAAADRKGAYRPIEPKALYLDATEWEQRVGHRPNRRFTPFLSEGEQVVDMGAKLGRTFAAERQTDSGNLFEAVADYANRQIAAGKRVLFASWTEGSSERLGSMLGDHGLKKINFAPYWQAAKAADPKTPLRVVLPLDAGFETESLAVIAETDILGDRLARPRKKRRAANFLAEASALTQGDLVVHIDHGIGRYEGLKTLEVQEAPHDCLELHYAGDAKLYLPVENIDLLTRYGADGEDAVLDKLGGAAWQSRKARAKERLREMAEGLIAIAAARSVKAVEETDPPAGIFDEFCARFPYEETDDQLNAIADVLGDLSSGKPMDRLICGDVGFGKTEVALRAAFVVAMSGKQVAIVCPTTLLARQHYKTFSERFQGWPIKVRRLSRLVPAKEASETRDGLANGEFEIVVGTHAVLSKQVSFKDLGMVVVDEEQHFGVKHKEKLKELRADVHMLTLTATPIPRTLQMALSGIREMSIIATPPVDRLAVRTYISPFDQVTIREALLREKYRGGQAYYVVPRLKDLTDIEKFLREQVPEIKVVTGHGQMAPTQLEEVMTAFYDGQYDVLLSTTIVESGLDIPSANTLIVHRADMFGLAQLYQIRGRVGRSKARAYAYLTTPVEKQLTLSAEKRLKVLQSLDSLGAGFQLASHDLDQRGGGNLLGDEQSGHIKEIGVELYQQMLEDAVAELRERAGKDVGLFADRGWSPIINAGAAVMIPDDYVPDLNVRLSLYRRLSEAEKAQDREALAAELIDRFGPLPPEADSLLKVVGIKGLCREANVAKIDVGPKGAVATFRNDEFANPMGLIQFVGKNGAAWKVRPDHKVVVKGEWDTPKDRLNAAERILTELAKLAKTA from the coding sequence ATGGCTTACGACGCCAAACGCATCGCCAAGGACGATGGGCGCCTCGACCTTGCCGGGGCGCCTGAGGGTTTCGACGCCCTGGTGATGGCCGACATCGCGCGGGCGCGCGGCGGGCTTTCGATGTTCATCGCCCGTGACGGCGCGCGCGCCGGGGCGTTCATCGACGCGCTGAAGTTCTTCGCGCCGGAGATCGAGACGGCGCTGTTCCCGTCGTGGGACTGCCTGCCCTATGATCGTATCGGCCCGACCTCGGGCGTGTCGGCCCAGCGCATGGCGACCCTGGCGCGGCTGGCGCGCGGGTTCGACGAAAAGAAGCCATCGATCCTGGTGGTCGCAGCGCCCGCGGCGCTGCAGCGCGTACCTGACAAGACGGTGGTTGGTCGGGCCGGCTATTTCGCGCGCGTGGGCAACAGCGTCGATGTGGCCGATCTGGAGCGATATTTCGCCACCAATGGCTATGTGCGCGCGTCCACGGTTTCGGATCGGGGCGAGTTCGCCATCCGCGGCGGCGTGATCGACGTGTTCCCGCCGGCGGCCGAGGAGCCGGTTCGCCTGGACCTGTTCGGCGACACGCTGGAAAGCATCCGCGCCTTCGATCCGGAGACGCAGCGTTCCACCAAGCAGCTGAAAGAGATCGATCTGCTGCCCGTCAGCGAGGCGCTGCTGGACGCCGATTCCATCAGCCGCTTCCGAAAAGGCTACGTCGAGCGCTTCGGCGCGCCGGGCGATGACGCCCTGTACGCCGCCGTGAGCGAAGGTTCGCGCCGCGCGGGTCTCGAGCACTGGCTGCCGCTGCTTTACGAGAAGATGGCCACCATCTTCGACTATCTGCCGCCTAACACCCTGATCGGCGTGGACCACCTGGCGTCCGAGGCGCGCGACGAGCGTCTGTCCATGATCGAGGACGCCTATCAAAGCCGCGCAGCCGCGGACCGCAAGGGCGCCTATCGCCCGATCGAACCCAAGGCGTTGTACCTGGACGCCACCGAGTGGGAGCAGCGGGTAGGGCATCGACCCAACCGGCGGTTCACCCCGTTCCTGTCCGAGGGCGAGCAGGTGGTGGATATGGGCGCCAAGCTCGGCCGCACCTTCGCCGCCGAACGCCAGACCGACAGCGGCAATCTGTTCGAGGCGGTGGCCGATTACGCCAACCGCCAGATCGCGGCGGGCAAGCGGGTGCTGTTCGCCAGCTGGACCGAGGGCTCGTCCGAACGCCTGGGCTCCATGCTGGGCGACCATGGCCTGAAGAAGATCAACTTCGCGCCGTACTGGCAGGCGGCCAAGGCGGCCGATCCGAAGACGCCGCTTCGGGTCGTGCTGCCGCTCGACGCGGGGTTCGAGACCGAGAGTCTGGCGGTCATCGCCGAGACCGACATCCTGGGCGACCGACTGGCGCGCCCAAGGAAGAAGCGCCGCGCCGCCAACTTCCTGGCTGAGGCCAGCGCTCTTACGCAGGGCGATCTGGTGGTTCATATCGATCACGGCATCGGACGCTATGAGGGCCTGAAGACCCTGGAGGTTCAGGAGGCGCCGCACGACTGCCTGGAGCTGCACTATGCCGGTGACGCCAAGCTGTACCTGCCAGTGGAGAACATCGACCTGCTGACGCGCTATGGCGCGGACGGCGAGGACGCGGTCCTGGACAAGCTGGGCGGCGCCGCATGGCAGTCGCGCAAGGCGCGGGCCAAGGAGCGCCTGCGCGAGATGGCCGAGGGCCTGATCGCCATCGCCGCGGCGCGGTCGGTCAAGGCGGTCGAGGAAACCGATCCGCCGGCGGGCATCTTCGACGAGTTCTGCGCGCGGTTCCCCTATGAGGAGACCGACGACCAGCTGAACGCCATCGCCGACGTCCTGGGCGATCTGTCTTCGGGCAAGCCGATGGATCGCCTGATCTGTGGCGATGTGGGTTTCGGTAAGACCGAGGTTGCGCTGCGCGCGGCCTTCGTCGTGGCCATGAGCGGCAAGCAGGTGGCGATCGTCTGCCCGACGACCCTGCTGGCGCGGCAGCATTACAAGACCTTCTCAGAGCGCTTCCAGGGCTGGCCGATCAAGGTGCGCCGCCTGTCGCGCCTGGTCCCCGCCAAGGAAGCCAGCGAAACCCGCGACGGCCTGGCCAACGGCGAGTTCGAGATCGTGGTCGGCACCCATGCAGTGCTGTCCAAGCAGGTATCGTTCAAGGACCTGGGCATGGTCGTGGTGGACGAGGAGCAGCACTTCGGGGTTAAGCACAAGGAGAAGCTCAAGGAGCTTCGCGCCGACGTGCATATGCTGACCCTGACGGCGACGCCGATCCCCCGCACCCTGCAGATGGCGCTGTCGGGCATCCGTGAGATGTCGATCATCGCCACCCCGCCGGTCGATCGCCTGGCGGTGCGCACCTACATCAGCCCGTTCGATCAGGTGACGATCCGCGAGGCCCTGCTGCGCGAAAAGTACCGCGGCGGCCAGGCCTACTACGTGGTGCCCCGCCTGAAGGACCTGACGGATATCGAGAAGTTCCTGCGCGAGCAGGTTCCCGAGATCAAGGTGGTCACCGGCCACGGCCAGATGGCGCCGACCCAGCTCGAAGAGGTGATGACCGCCTTCTACGACGGTCAGTACGATGTTCTGCTGTCGACCACGATCGTGGAGAGCGGCCTGGACATCCCAAGCGCCAACACCCTGATCGTGCATAGGGCGGACATGTTCGGCCTGGCGCAGCTGTACCAGATCCGCGGACGGGTCGGCCGGTCCAAGGCGAGAGCCTATGCCTACCTCACCACGCCGGTGGAGAAGCAGCTTACCCTGTCGGCCGAGAAGCGGCTGAAGGTGCTGCAGTCGCTCGACAGCCTGGGCGCCGGCTTCCAGCTGGCCAGCCACGACCTGGACCAGCGCGGCGGCGGCAACCTGCTGGGCGACGAGCAGAGCGGCCACATCAAGGAGATCGGGGTCGAGCTCTACCAGCAGATGCTGGAGGACGCGGTGGCCGAACTGCGCGAGCGAGCGGGCAAGGACGTGGGCCTGTTCGCCGATCGTGGCTGGTCGCCGATCATCAACGCCGGCGCGGCGGTGATGATTCCGGACGACTATGTGCCGGACCTGAACGTGCGGCTGTCGCTCTATCGCCGTCTGTCGGAAGCCGAGAAGGCGCAGGACCGCGAAGCTCTGGCCGCCGAACTGATCGACCGCTTCGGCCCGCTGCCGCCAGAAGCCGACAGCCTGCTGAAGGTGGTCGGCATCAAGGGGCTGTGCCGCGAGGCCAACGTCGCCAAGATCGACGTGGGTCCCAAGGGGGCGGTGGCCACCTTCCGCAACGACGAGTTCGCCAATCCGATGGGATTGATCCAGTTCGTCGGCAAGAACGGGGCGGCGTGGAAGGTGCGACCTGATCACAAGGTGGTGGTGAAGGGCGAATGGGACACGCCCAAGGACCGGCTTAACGCCGCCGAGCGCATCCTGACCGAACTGGCGAAGCTGGCGAAGACCGCTTAG
- a CDS encoding CcdC protein domain-containing protein, protein MTIEQAAHYWPYVAVPIAAVVVMIRLHRMKTHRPMRLRMIWVLPLAMSVLAGLLLWRFPPQGLEWIWLGAIFALGGAVGWRRGRMVDIILCDQTYSLKMRATPAAIFLFVGLVLFRAALRPILEAESAVWHVRAALITDGFIVFAVGLVVMARIEMATRALRLLTQAKTAA, encoded by the coding sequence GTGACCATCGAACAGGCCGCTCACTACTGGCCCTATGTGGCCGTGCCGATCGCCGCCGTCGTGGTGATGATCCGCCTGCACCGCATGAAGACACACCGCCCGATGCGTCTGCGCATGATCTGGGTCCTGCCCCTGGCCATGTCCGTCCTGGCCGGCCTGCTGCTGTGGCGTTTTCCGCCCCAGGGCTTGGAGTGGATCTGGCTCGGCGCAATCTTCGCGCTCGGCGGAGCCGTCGGCTGGCGTCGGGGGCGGATGGTGGACATCATCCTGTGCGACCAGACCTATTCGCTGAAGATGAGGGCCACGCCCGCGGCCATCTTCCTGTTCGTGGGTCTGGTGCTGTTCCGCGCCGCCCTGCGCCCGATCCTCGAAGCGGAGTCCGCCGTCTGGCACGTGCGCGCCGCCCTCATCACCGACGGCTTCATCGTGTTCGCGGTCGGCCTGGTGGTCATGGCGCGGATCGAGATGGCGACCCGTGCCCTGCGCCTTCTGACCCAGGCCAAGACCGCCGCCTAA
- a CDS encoding DsbA family oxidoreductase: MPLAIDFIADVVCPWCYLGWKRLHQALALRPDVEAVVTWRPYQLDPSLPEEGVDRRAYMAAKFPDKSRLQAVHDELVRQAAECGVTLNFDAIDKSPNTNGAQRLIRWAGGAGVQDAVVEGLMAAYFTQGRDIGDPVVLADIAESAGMERLVVLKLLSEGVDREAVAHEHQMAVRGGVTGVPFTIFGGRVAVVGAESAENLARAIDKAVELAA; this comes from the coding sequence ATGCCCCTCGCCATCGATTTCATCGCCGACGTGGTTTGTCCCTGGTGCTATCTGGGCTGGAAGCGCCTGCACCAAGCGCTCGCCTTGCGTCCGGATGTCGAGGCCGTGGTCACCTGGCGTCCCTATCAGCTGGACCCGAGCCTGCCCGAGGAAGGCGTCGATCGCCGCGCCTACATGGCGGCCAAGTTCCCCGACAAGTCGCGGCTGCAGGCCGTCCATGACGAACTGGTCCGCCAGGCCGCCGAATGCGGCGTCACCCTGAACTTCGACGCCATTGATAAGTCGCCCAACACCAACGGCGCCCAGCGGCTGATCCGCTGGGCTGGCGGCGCCGGCGTTCAAGACGCCGTGGTCGAGGGACTGATGGCCGCCTATTTCACGCAAGGCCGCGACATCGGCGATCCCGTCGTCCTGGCCGACATCGCTGAGAGTGCCGGCATGGAGCGGTTGGTCGTCCTCAAGCTGCTGTCCGAGGGCGTCGACCGCGAAGCGGTCGCCCACGAGCACCAGATGGCCGTCCGTGGCGGCGTCACTGGCGTGCCCTTCACGATCTTCGGCGGTCGCGTCGCCGTGGTCGGAGCCGAAAGCGCCGAGAATCTGGCCCGCGCGATCGACAAGGCCGTGGAGCTGGCGGCGTGA
- a CDS encoding diguanylate cyclase domain-containing protein, which translates to MSQPRLLIIARDDAQAGPLAEGLDRLGWRTVTARAGDSALAVIEDMPIEAAIIDLDSGDDLAHLAARFKAAAAPRRLPVIALGSIPPGEEQHRFDLVLGHPVHPAQAMLRIESLVRTAIAEEEFELRRETFAERGKRFTAVEPSAQPYRILAVGEPAPQFLALSNTLKASGVEITGAFTAYTAFDYLHERAFDAVILWAGDNRQEALSIASGLRRNTRLFHIPALLYLGEGAEVMPAEAFHKGVSDVAVHGTGEEETARRMIELARAHRYGEAVRGALDKARSSGLMDAATGLFTRDLFAAHLARQAAAAVGRGRPLSVAVLKIAEKPELAAIRAGGWVDRAVPQIGSMIGRLVRAEDTAARLAPEVFALSLPATSQAQARAAAERIAAVISCTAFDAGDGRKPFVCDFDIGVAQIEGQEGAARALERAAALALRSVAS; encoded by the coding sequence TTGTCGCAGCCTCGTCTTCTGATCATCGCGCGTGACGACGCGCAGGCCGGTCCCCTGGCCGAAGGGCTTGACCGCCTGGGCTGGCGCACCGTCACGGCGCGCGCCGGCGACTCCGCTCTGGCCGTCATCGAGGACATGCCCATCGAGGCGGCGATCATCGATCTCGACAGCGGTGACGACCTGGCTCACTTGGCCGCGCGCTTCAAGGCCGCTGCGGCCCCGCGACGCCTGCCGGTCATCGCCCTGGGATCGATCCCTCCGGGCGAGGAACAACACCGTTTCGATCTTGTTCTCGGCCACCCGGTCCACCCGGCCCAGGCCATGCTGCGCATTGAATCCCTGGTCCGCACGGCCATCGCGGAGGAGGAATTCGAGCTCCGCCGCGAAACCTTCGCCGAACGCGGCAAGCGTTTCACCGCCGTCGAGCCGTCGGCTCAGCCCTATCGCATTCTCGCCGTGGGCGAGCCCGCCCCGCAGTTCCTGGCCCTGTCCAACACCCTCAAGGCCTCGGGGGTCGAAATCACCGGCGCCTTCACCGCCTACACCGCCTTCGACTACCTGCATGAGCGCGCCTTCGACGCCGTGATCCTGTGGGCTGGCGACAATCGCCAGGAGGCGCTGTCCATCGCCTCGGGCCTGCGCCGCAACACCCGCCTGTTCCACATTCCCGCCTTGCTCTACCTGGGCGAGGGGGCGGAGGTCATGCCGGCCGAGGCCTTCCACAAGGGCGTTTCGGACGTGGCCGTTCACGGCACGGGCGAAGAAGAGACCGCGCGGCGGATGATCGAGCTGGCCCGCGCCCATCGCTATGGCGAGGCCGTTCGCGGCGCCCTCGACAAGGCCCGCAGCTCTGGCCTCATGGACGCCGCCACCGGCCTCTTCACTCGCGACCTGTTCGCCGCCCATCTGGCGCGTCAGGCCGCCGCCGCCGTCGGTCGTGGCCGCCCCCTGTCCGTCGCCGTCCTCAAGATCGCCGAAAAGCCCGAGTTGGCCGCCATCCGCGCCGGGGGCTGGGTTGATCGCGCCGTGCCGCAGATCGGCTCGATGATCGGCCGCCTGGTGCGCGCGGAGGACACCGCCGCCCGCCTGGCGCCCGAAGTCTTTGCCCTCTCCCTGCCCGCCACTTCCCAGGCCCAGGCTCGCGCGGCGGCCGAACGGATCGCCGCCGTGATCAGCTGCACGGCCTTCGACGCCGGCGATGGCCGCAAGCCCTTCGTCTGCGACTTCGATATCGGCGTCGCCCAGATCGAAGGTCAGGAGGGTGCGGCCCGGGCGCTCGAACGCGCCGCGGCTCTGGCCCTTCGCTCCGTGGCCAGCTAG
- a CDS encoding SDR family oxidoreductase, whose product MQGILTGGVAVVTGASSGLGRRFAHVLADAGAAVALLARRTDLLDAEADAIIGRGGRAVALPLDVTDAAAIGPALDAVQERLGPISIMINNAGVGGEGRSLDITPDEFDAAFAVNVRGLFFGAREAAKRMIESGRAQAGDARIINIASIAAQKVLPGLTTYCGTKAAAAHMTKGMALEWARHGIAVNAICPGYIETEINSAWFQSEGGKKQIQGLPRRRLGQESDLDAALLMLAGPGARGMTGSLITVDDGQSL is encoded by the coding sequence ATGCAAGGGATTCTGACGGGCGGCGTGGCTGTCGTGACAGGGGCTTCGAGCGGGCTGGGGCGGCGGTTCGCCCATGTCCTGGCGGATGCGGGCGCGGCTGTGGCGCTTCTGGCCCGCCGGACCGACCTGCTCGACGCCGAGGCTGACGCGATCATCGGTCGCGGCGGCCGGGCGGTCGCCTTGCCCCTGGATGTGACCGACGCCGCGGCCATCGGGCCAGCGCTGGATGCGGTGCAGGAGCGCCTGGGGCCGATCTCGATCATGATCAACAACGCCGGCGTAGGCGGGGAGGGGCGCTCGCTAGACATCACGCCCGACGAATTCGACGCGGCCTTCGCCGTGAATGTGCGGGGCCTGTTCTTCGGCGCGCGCGAAGCGGCTAAGCGGATGATCGAGAGCGGTCGGGCCCAGGCGGGCGACGCGCGTATTATCAACATCGCCTCCATCGCCGCCCAGAAGGTGCTGCCGGGTCTGACGACCTATTGTGGCACCAAGGCCGCCGCCGCGCACATGACCAAGGGGATGGCCCTGGAATGGGCTCGCCACGGGATCGCCGTGAACGCGATCTGTCCGGGCTATATCGAGACCGAGATCAATTCGGCCTGGTTCCAGAGCGAGGGCGGAAAGAAGCAGATTCAGGGCCTGCCCCGCCGCAGGCTAGGCCAGGAAAGCGATCTGGACGCGGCGCTGCTGATGCTGGCAGGGCCGGGCGCGCGCGGCATGACTGGCTCGCTGATCACCGTGGACGACGGCCAGTCGCTGTAG
- a CDS encoding SDR family NAD(P)-dependent oxidoreductase, translating to MTASYGATSTTDDVLKGADLSGRRVLVTGVSAGLGVETARALAAHGAQVVGAARDLEKAERATKVVRADAANGGALELIQLDLADLTSVRACADALLAAGKPFDVIIANAGVMATPFGHTADGFETQFGTNHLGHFVLVNRIASLLKAGSRVIVLSSAGHRFADVNLDDPNFETTGYTPFGAYGRSKTANALFAVEFDRRHRDRGVRAAAVHPGGIQTELSRHMSDGDIEQLVEQINASRAEGAPAFEFKTIPQGAATSVWAAVTASADEIGGRYCEDCHVAAIVTGEADMMSGGVRPYAVDADNAKALWALSEELIQERF from the coding sequence ATGACCGCATCTTACGGAGCCACCTCCACGACCGACGACGTCCTGAAAGGCGCCGATCTCAGCGGTAGGCGCGTGCTGGTGACGGGCGTTTCAGCCGGTCTAGGCGTCGAAACCGCTCGGGCCTTGGCCGCCCACGGCGCGCAGGTCGTCGGCGCAGCCCGCGATCTGGAAAAGGCCGAGCGGGCGACCAAAGTCGTGCGAGCCGACGCGGCCAATGGCGGCGCGCTTGAGCTGATCCAGCTGGATCTCGCCGACCTCACCTCCGTGCGCGCCTGCGCCGATGCGCTTCTGGCCGCTGGCAAACCGTTCGACGTTATCATCGCCAACGCCGGGGTCATGGCCACCCCGTTCGGCCACACGGCCGACGGCTTCGAAACCCAGTTCGGCACCAACCACCTGGGCCACTTCGTACTGGTCAACCGCATCGCATCGCTGCTGAAGGCCGGCTCGCGGGTGATCGTCCTGTCGTCAGCCGGCCACCGCTTCGCGGACGTCAACCTGGACGATCCCAACTTCGAGACGACTGGGTACACGCCCTTCGGCGCCTATGGCCGCTCCAAGACGGCCAACGCCCTGTTCGCGGTTGAGTTCGACCGTCGCCACCGTGATCGTGGCGTTCGCGCCGCGGCGGTTCACCCCGGCGGCATCCAGACCGAGCTGTCCCGTCACATGAGCGACGGCGACATCGAACAACTGGTCGAGCAGATCAACGCCAGCCGGGCCGAGGGCGCGCCGGCCTTCGAGTTCAAGACCATTCCCCAGGGCGCGGCCACGTCCGTCTGGGCCGCGGTCACCGCCTCGGCCGACGAGATCGGAGGCCGCTACTGCGAGGATTGCCATGTCGCCGCGATCGTGACCGGCGAAGCGGACATGATGAGCGGCGGCGTGCGCCCCTATGCGGTCGACGCCGACAACGCCAAGGCGCTGTGGGCCCTCAGCGAAGAACTGATTCAGGAACGCTTCTGA
- a CDS encoding TetR/AcrR family transcriptional regulator — protein MRKPRADSLRNRVHLLEIAKAAFTQVGADVPLEEIARRASVGIGTLYRHFPTRDALLAAVYQREVEQLAQSADTLLASRRAGEALEAWLHLLVDYMATKRVIVPALQASVGEGTPVYAATGATITDAMGRLVQAAIAAGDIRSDVGIDDVYRAMIGVSYGYEQPGWEPGARRLISILMAGLKSQA, from the coding sequence GTGCGGAAGCCGCGGGCGGACAGTCTGCGCAACCGTGTCCACCTGCTGGAAATCGCCAAGGCGGCCTTTACTCAGGTTGGCGCGGATGTGCCGCTGGAGGAGATCGCCCGGCGGGCGTCCGTGGGCATCGGGACGCTCTACCGACACTTTCCGACCCGCGACGCCTTGCTGGCCGCCGTCTACCAGCGGGAGGTTGAGCAACTGGCGCAGTCAGCCGACACGCTTCTGGCTTCGCGGCGCGCGGGCGAGGCGCTGGAGGCGTGGCTGCACTTGCTCGTGGACTATATGGCCACCAAGCGGGTGATCGTGCCGGCTCTGCAGGCGTCCGTGGGCGAAGGAACGCCAGTTTACGCGGCGACCGGCGCGACAATCACCGACGCTATGGGCAGGCTGGTGCAGGCGGCCATCGCGGCGGGTGACATCCGGTCGGACGTCGGGATCGATGACGTCTACCGCGCGATGATCGGCGTGAGCTACGGATACGAACAGCCAGGCTGGGAACCGGGCGCCCGCCGCCTGATCAGCATCCTGATGGCGGGTCTCAAGTCGCAGGCCTAG